Proteins from a single region of Xiphias gladius isolate SHS-SW01 ecotype Sanya breed wild chromosome 2, ASM1685928v1, whole genome shotgun sequence:
- the ntn4 gene encoding netrin-4 → MLILLVITLALLSDAGLSVEVFRTGVAPRCESRACNPRMGNLALGRRVLTQTVCGNNGTELYCSYSDPNANLACSAAKCAKCNAGLPLLSHLAGAMSDSSFRHPNTWWQSADGVESETVQLDLEAEFYFTHLIIVFRSPRPAAMTLERSQDFGRTWRMLQYYAGNCSDAFGLEEGKAGGGRDGATCTSKYSGAYPCNRGEVIYRTLPKWESLDPFGVEGQQQLRVTNIRIRLLKQQSCPCQAKELASAREALPTGHFAIYDLIVKGSCFCNGHAEQCVPAPRYQPIRDRTNHVVHGKCVCRHNTAGDHCERCAPLYNDRPWQPADGLTGAPHECRKCKCNGHAQRCHFDWSAWRESGQRSGGVCDCLHNTEGRQCEKCKAGFYRDPHGPETAPGSCKPCSCHPLGSMPFHLADGSPCDPSNGNCICKPGVGGAHCDRCMVGYWGFHEYGCRPCDCAGDCDPFTGDCMFGSDLDLYNLEGNASEPVRIFRADELFSALHYSEKCECKEQALTNSKLFCTMNYAYVLKVKVLSAHDKGSHAEVEVKVQKVLSQNTKVKIQRGRVTLYPESWTARGCTCPILNPGVEYLVAGHSDRKQGRLLVNMKSFVKPWKASLGRKVLTLLKKDCNW, encoded by the exons ATGCTGATTTTGTTAGTGATCACTCTGGCCTTGTTGTCAGATGCAG GTCTGTCGGTGGAGGTGTTTCGCACGGGTGTGGCCCCTCGCTGTGAGAGCCGGGCCTGCAACCCCCGCATGGGCAACTTGGCCCTGGGCCGCCGGGTCCTGACGCAGACCGTCTGTGGCAACAACGGCACCGAGCTCTACTGCTCCTACTCCGACCCCAACGCCAACCTTGCCTGCAGTGCCGCCAAATGTGCCAAGTGCAACGCCGGCCTGCCGCTCCTGTCCCACCTCGCGGGGGCCATGTCCGACTCCTCCTTCCGACACCCCAACACCTGGTGGCAGTCAGCTGACGGGGTGGAGTCTGAGACTGTGCAACTGGACCTGGAGGCTGAGTTCTACTTCACACATCTCATCATCGTGTTTCGCTCGCCGAGGCCTGCTGCCATGACCCTGGAGCGGTCACAGGACTTTGGGCGAACGTGGAGGATGCTGCAGTACTACGCCGGCAACTGCAGCGACGCTTTCGGGCTGGAGGAGGGAAAGGCAGGAGGAGGCCGGGACGGGGCCACCTGCACATCCAAATACTCGGGGGCGTATCCCTGCAACCgtggagag GTGATCTACCGAACACTCCCTAAGTGGGAGTCCCTGGATCCGTTCGGAGTGGAGGGTCAGCAGCAGCTCAGGGTGACCAACATCCGCATCCGGCTGCTGAAGCAGCAGTCGTGTCCATGCCAGGCCAAAGAACTTGCCTCCGCACGTGAAGCTCTACCGACCGGACACTTTGCCATCTATGACCTGATAGTCAAGGGAAGCTGCTTCTGTAACGGACATGCCGAGCAGTGTGTTCCTGCACCGCGATACCAGCCCATTAGAGACCGGACCAACCATGTG GTCCACgggaagtgtgtgtgcagacataACACTGCCGGCGATCACTGCGAGCGCTGCGCTCCTCTCTACAACGACCGACCCTGGCAGCCCGCTGACGGATTGACGGGGGCTCCGCACGAATGTCGGA AGTGTAAGTGCAACGGACACGCTCAGAGGTGCCATTTCGATTGGTCGGCGTGGCGGGAGTCCGGCCAGCGCAGCGGAGGCGTATGTGACTGTCTGCACAACACCGAGGGACGTCAGTGTGAGAAATGCAAGGCCGGCTTCTACAGAGACCCCCATGGACCGGAGACCGCCCCCGGCTCCTGCAAAC cgTGCAGCTGTCACCCCTTGGGCTCCATGCCCTTCCACTTGGCTGACGGCTCACCCTGCGACCCTTCCAATGGAAACTGCATCTGCAAGCCCGGAGTAGGTGGAGCCCACTGCGACAGGTGCATGGTGGGATACTGGGGTTTCCATGAATATGGCTGCCGTCCATGTGACTGTGCAGGAGACTGTGATCCATTCACTGGAGACTGTATGTTTGG CTCTGATCTGGACCTGTACAACTTAGAGGGAAATGCCAGTGAGCCGGTCAGGATCTTCAGAGCAGACGAGCTCTTCTCTGCCCTCCATTACTCGG AGAAGTGTGAGTGCAAAGAGCAAGCACTGACCAACAGTAAACTCTTCTGCACCATGAACTATGCATATG TGCTGAAGGTGAAAGTGCTGTCGGCCCATGATAAGGGCTCCCACGCCGAGGTGGAGGTCAAGGTTCAGAAGGTGCTCAGTCAGAACACCAAGGTGAAGATACAGCGAGGTCGGGTCACCCTTTACCCCGAGTCCTGGACCGCACGGGGCTGCACTTGCCCTATCCTCAACCCAG GGGTGGAGTACCTGGTGGCGGGACACTCGGACCGCAAGCAGGGCCGCCTCCTGGTCAACATGAAGAGCTTCGTCAAGCCGTGGAAAGCCAGCTTGGGGCGCAAGGTCCTCACACTACTCAAGAAAGACTGCAACTGGTAG